A region from the Brassica napus cultivar Da-Ae chromosome C8, Da-Ae, whole genome shotgun sequence genome encodes:
- the LOC125591801 gene encoding CBL-interacting serine/threonine-protein kinase 17-like has product MVTKGMRVGKYELGRTLGEGNSAKVKLATDTVSGQSFAVKIIDKSRTSRINVPFQIKREIRTLKVLKHPNIVRLHEVLASKTKIYMVLECVTGGDLFDRIVSKGKLSETEGRKMFQQLIDGISYCHNKSIFHRDLKLENVLLDANGHIKITDFGLSAVSQHFREDGLLHTTCGSPNYVTPEVLANKGYDGAASDIWSCGVILYVILTGCLPFDDTNLAVLCLKIFKGDPPIPRWLSPGAKTMIKTMLDPNPVTRMTVSEEEKSHDSSTVINAFQLIGMSPFLDISGLFETETVSERQIRFMSNRLATDVM; this is encoded by the exons ATGGTGACGAAGGGAATGCGTGTTGGGAAATACGAGCTTGGGAGAACTCTTGGTGAAGGGAACTCTGCAAAAGTCAAACTCGCTACGGATACTGTTTCTGGCCAATCGTTTGCCGTCAAAATCATCGACAAGTCTCGTACCAGTCGCATCAACGTCCCTTTTCAG ATTAAGAGAGAGATACGCACACTCAAAGTTTTGAAGCATCCAAACATTGTCAGATTGCATGAG GTCTTGGCTAGCAAAACCAAGATCTACATGGTCCTTGAATGTGTCACTGGAGGAGACTTATTTGACAGAATT GTGTCCAAAGGAAAGCTTTCGGAAACTGAAGGAAGAAAAATGTTTCAGCAGTTGATTGATGGAATAAGCTATTGTCATAACAAGAGCATTTTCCACAGGGATCTCAAG CTAGAGAATGTTCTTCTTGATGCAAATGGGCACATTAAGATCACTGATTTTGGCCTTAGTGCTGTGTCTCAGCATTTTAGG GAAGATGGATTGCTACATACAACCTGTGGTAGTCCTAACTACGTCACGCCTGAGGTTCTAGCTAACAAGGGCTATGATGGTGCAGCATCAGATATATGGTCATGTGGAGTAATCTTGTATGTTATTCTTACTGGTTGTCTCCCTTTTGATGATACAAACCTCGCCGTTCTCTGCCTGAAG ATATTCAAAGGTGACCCTCCAATACCTAGATGGTTATCACCTGGTGCTAAAACCATGATCAAAACAATGCTCGATCCAAATCCAGTCACAAGGATGACA GtatcagaagaagagaagagccaTGATTCATCAACCGTCATCAACGCCTTTCAGCTGATCGGAATGTCACCGTTTCTAGACATCTCCGGTTTGTTTGAGACAGAG ACAGTATCAGAGAGGCAGATAAGATTCATGTCAAATAGGTTAGCCACTGATGTTatgtag
- the LOC125591800 gene encoding uncharacterized protein LOC125591800 — translation MNSNSKNSVSGDPLSKKPNGKDAVSSAAPVKPSAAPVKPSSAPMKPSAAPMKHIGQSGVSGDSSSKKHNGKAIVSSDVPSDKNDGVVFFKNVTFGPQEDELRFRLIHFWEARNALSKILIGLEMLLIDEEGTVIQGFIPPSRIDTYLQHMIPGSTYRLNKFFGSKTKKVYWVADPDVTIAFSSNSVLSVLKDSSIRFPEDRFRFHGYEQFEAACDLRGDLYDYIGHIRLVNEQTLNESLVLDEVEISSMRGHVMKLYIWDTTATDFCEKFKSLGKPPSVILVTTMNPKRFGGALSLSSLSSSRVFFDMDVQPTREYLAWLESNSKIPNRVNAEIVTKAETATIGELLSYMKQEEAKVAWFECTATIDDVVRDSAWYYIACGGCKTKETKGPTTLMCKKCGKTEITSAAEYLTMLSVYDNNDYASFVVLGDVGHELTGKKASGLVESYYEASEGTVDGHVVPVPQALIDIIGQTPLGCDLDDIVVVPPTAVTLETGNGEEGSSIVNEEHADDGVKRGSDMIVSDDAKRAKCG, via the exons ATGAATTCCAACAGCAAAAACTCCGTTTCCGGCGATCCTCTCTCCAAGAAACCTAACGGAAAGGACGCTGTCTCCTCCGCCGCACCGGTGAAGCCCTCCGCCGCACCGGTGAAACCCTCCTCCGCACCGATGAAACCCTCCGCCGCACCGATGAAACATATTGGCCAATCCGGCGTCTCCGGTGATTCCTCTTCGAAGAAACATAACGGCAAGGCCATTGTTAGCTCCGATGTCCCCTCCGACAAAAACGATGGCGTCGTGTTCTTCAAAAATGTGACTTTTGGACCACAGGAAGACGAGTTAAGGTTTCGTCTGATCCATTTTTGGGAGGCCAGGAACGCACTCTCGAAGATCCTTATTGGTCTGGAGATGCTTCTGATCGACGAAGAG GGTACTGTGATTCAGGGATTTATCCCACCATCGAGGATTGACACTTATCTGCAACACATGATTCCCGGTTCCACTTACAGACTCAACAAATTCTTTGGTTCTAAGACCAAGAAGGTGTACTGGGTTGCTGATCCAGACGTGACCATTGCTTTCTCATCGAACTCTGTCCTCTCTGTTCTCAAAGACAGTTCAATTCGGTTTCCTGAAGATCGATTTCGTTTCCATGGTTATGAACAGTTCGAAGCGGCTTGCGACCTCAGAGGGGATCTGTATG ATTATATTGGTCATATTAGATTGGTGAATGAGCAGACTCTTAATGAGAGTCTTGTGCTTGATGAAGTCGAGATATCTTCTATGCG TGGACATGTGATGAAGCTTTACATATGGGACACGACAGCTACAGACTTCTGTGAGAAGTTTAAATCGCTTGGAAAACCTCCGAGTGTTATTTTGGTGACAACTATGAATCCTAAGCGTTTTGGAG GTGCTTTATCTCTGTCATCCCTATCATCTTCAAGGGTGTTTTTTGATATGGATGTTCAACCAACCAGAGAGTATCTGGCTTG GCTTGAATCAAACTCAAAAATTCCTAATAGAGTTAATGCTGAAATTGTCACCAAGGCTGAGACAGCTACTATAGGGGAGCTACTCTCTTACATGAAGCAGGAAGAAGCGAAG GTCGCTTGGTTTGAGTGTACAGCCACTATTGATGATGTTGTGCGTGATTCTGCATGGTATTACATTGCTTGTGGTGGGTGCAAAACTAAAGAAACTAAAGGACCTACCACGCTTATGTGTAAGAAGTGTGGAAAGACTGAGATTACTAGTGCTGCAGA GTATCTCACTATGCTATCTGTCTATGATAACAATGATTATGCGAGCTTTGTGGTTCTCGGTGACGTTGGGCATGAGTTAACTGGGAAGAAAGCCTCTGGATTGGTTGAGAGCTACTATGAG GCTAGTGAGGGCACAGTAGATGGGCATGTAGTCCCGGTGCCTCAAGCCCTGATTGATATCATTGGACAGACAC CGCTTGGATGCGATCTAGACGACATCGTGGTTGTCCCTCCTACTGCGGTGACTTTGGAAACTGGTAATGGTGAGGAAGGTTCTTCCATTGTGAATGAAGAACATGCAGATGATGGGGTGAAAAGAGGTTCTGATATGATTGTGTCAGATGATGCTAAGCGTGCTAAATGTGGCTAA